One genomic segment of Helicobacter enhydrae includes these proteins:
- the tolB gene encoding Tol-Pal system protein TolB, protein MNKILFSCFVLCCFVFANDAKLEIVRDQKKLPNILINLATSGVEEKITKMIAKDLEVSGNFEVETQKKALDLDPSYVLYRSQKVDLLAYFLPKGQQLSLVLFDINAGKKAIEQTFDMSQKEQYPFVAHRIANAINDYLQAPNIRWMNRKVVFAKILAPSKSAIVVADYTLTYQKPIINDGLNIFPKWADAKQESIYFTKYLDQPTIIKYDLKNHRFHKILASQGIAIVSDVSADFKNLLVSMSPIGQADVYMYGVDSKKLTKLTNYPGIDVGANFMESKNQIIFISDRLGYPNVFLMNYDGSNPRQAVFHGRNNSSAASNGSYIVYSSREEKNEFGLSVFNLYIIPMEGTGIKRITLNGANQMPRFSQDGENVMFLKNSNQSALGIVRLRYNKTYLFPISGFKIQSFDW, encoded by the coding sequence ATGAATAAAATCTTGTTTTCTTGTTTTGTTTTATGTTGTTTTGTTTTTGCAAATGACGCCAAACTTGAGATTGTGCGTGATCAAAAAAAACTTCCAAACATTCTCATCAATCTTGCAACATCAGGCGTAGAAGAAAAAATCACCAAGATGATTGCCAAAGATTTGGAAGTCAGTGGCAATTTTGAGGTAGAGACTCAAAAAAAGGCATTGGATCTTGATCCAAGCTATGTGTTGTATAGGAGTCAAAAAGTAGATCTATTGGCTTATTTTCTCCCAAAGGGGCAACAACTCTCTTTGGTTTTGTTTGACATCAATGCTGGGAAAAAGGCGATAGAGCAGACTTTTGATATGAGTCAAAAAGAGCAATACCCTTTTGTCGCTCATAGGATTGCCAACGCGATCAATGATTATTTACAAGCACCCAATATCCGATGGATGAATCGCAAAGTCGTTTTTGCAAAAATCTTAGCACCCTCCAAAAGTGCCATTGTGGTGGCAGACTACACATTGACCTACCAAAAACCCATTATCAATGACGGACTCAATATATTTCCAAAATGGGCTGATGCAAAGCAGGAGAGCATTTATTTCACAAAATATCTCGATCAACCAACAATCATCAAATATGATTTGAAAAATCACAGATTCCACAAGATACTTGCTTCACAGGGGATTGCGATTGTGTCTGATGTGAGTGCGGATTTTAAAAACTTATTGGTCAGTATGTCGCCGATTGGACAGGCTGATGTCTATATGTATGGCGTAGATAGCAAAAAATTGACAAAGCTCACAAACTATCCCGGCATTGATGTTGGGGCGAATTTTATGGAATCCAAAAATCAAATCATTTTCATTTCAGATCGTTTGGGTTATCCAAATGTGTTTTTGATGAATTATGATGGAAGCAATCCACGCCAAGCGGTTTTTCACGGACGCAACAACTCTTCTGCGGCTTCAAATGGTAGCTATATCGTTTATTCTAGTCGTGAAGAGAAAAATGAATTTGGCTTGAGTGTGTTCAATCTGTATATCATCCCGATGGAGGGGACAGGGATCAAGCGTATCACGCTCAATGGAGCCAACCAAATGCCCCGTTTTTCGCAAGATGGTGAAAATGTGATGTTTTTGAAAAATTCCAATCAAAGTGCCTTGGGGATTGTGAGATTGAGATATAATAAAACCTATTTATTTCCAATTTCAGGCTTTAAGATTCAATCTTTTGATTGGTAA
- a CDS encoding OmpA family protein has product MRLILLVGMIVFLVGCGGKKTDVSSSVSLEEKPNATPPKIEEVIEDYTPPQAVFDASKLQTIYFDFDVFTLSKPMLKIVNENIAILKEYPEVKIKLEGNTDAYGSDEYNFALGTKRALSVRDALVVAGIDKSRITFVSFGETNPVCLEMSAECRAKNRRVNFVVEGQ; this is encoded by the coding sequence GTGCGATTAATTTTACTTGTTGGTATGATTGTTTTTTTGGTGGGTTGTGGTGGCAAAAAAACTGATGTAAGTAGTTCTGTGAGTTTGGAGGAGAAGCCCAATGCAACTCCTCCAAAAATCGAAGAGGTGATCGAGGATTACACTCCACCACAAGCGGTTTTTGACGCTTCCAAACTTCAGACAATTTATTTTGATTTTGATGTTTTCACACTTTCTAAGCCAATGTTGAAAATAGTCAATGAAAACATAGCGATTCTCAAAGAATATCCAGAAGTCAAAATCAAACTCGAGGGCAATACCGATGCCTATGGGAGCGATGAGTATAATTTCGCTCTTGGCACTAAGCGTGCATTGTCTGTGAGAGATGCACTTGTGGTGGCAGGGATTGATAAGTCACGCATTACATTTGTAAGCTTTGGCGAGACCAATCCTGTTTGTTTGGAGATGAGTGCAGAATGCCGTGCCAAAAATAGGAGGGTCAATTTTGTTGTTGAGGGGCAGTAG
- a CDS encoding tol-pal system YbgF family protein — protein MRGSSVFLSVVLSLSVLQAEPSAFERQSGATKKDIKNLKDSSINLSGIVTELQNRLNALEQSQYGIQSLYDGQSQSVQGILTQVQDIELKLAELKAKLDILQEQNIELKEQNLQYAKEIKDNRENLKLAETRLKELADVGVKLNELMSVELGQVKEELKKQANVIVQDQENIKKLSLELEKLYEAKKKQQEKNAFKDPNKKPQVFEEAKKLYWDKRFDDSRLRFSWLFDEGYKKAESSFFLGQIAYRQKRYQDAVYYYKVSAVENQKAEYMPILFLHTIKSFRALGDKQKAIDFIDILIANHPQTKEAKEAQQIKAKLQSKSKQGVKTNGK, from the coding sequence TTGAGGGGCAGTAGCGTTTTTCTATCTGTCGTCTTGTCTTTGAGTGTTTTACAAGCGGAGCCGTCGGCTTTTGAGAGACAGAGTGGGGCGACAAAAAAAGACATCAAAAATCTCAAAGATAGCAGTATCAATCTCTCAGGGATTGTGACGGAGTTGCAAAATCGACTCAATGCTTTGGAGCAATCCCAATACGGAATCCAAAGCCTCTATGACGGGCAGAGTCAAAGTGTGCAGGGGATTTTGACGCAAGTGCAAGATATAGAGCTCAAACTTGCTGAGCTAAAAGCCAAACTTGATATTTTACAAGAACAAAATATCGAGCTCAAAGAGCAAAATCTCCAATACGCCAAAGAGATCAAAGACAATCGAGAAAATCTAAAATTGGCAGAGACTAGACTCAAAGAGTTGGCTGATGTCGGAGTGAAGCTCAATGAATTGATGAGCGTGGAGCTAGGTCAAGTCAAAGAAGAGCTCAAAAAACAAGCCAATGTGATTGTGCAAGATCAAGAAAATATCAAAAAGTTAAGCCTAGAGTTAGAAAAACTCTATGAGGCAAAAAAGAAACAACAAGAAAAAAACGCATTCAAAGATCCCAACAAAAAGCCTCAAGTGTTTGAAGAGGCAAAAAAACTTTATTGGGATAAACGCTTTGATGATTCGCGTTTGCGTTTTTCTTGGCTTTTTGATGAAGGATACAAAAAAGCTGAATCTAGTTTTTTCTTGGGGCAGATTGCCTACCGCCAGAAGCGTTATCAAGATGCCGTGTATTATTACAAAGTGTCTGCTGTAGAAAATCAAAAAGCAGAATATATGCCTATACTTTTTTTGCACACTATCAAATCCTTTAGGGCTTTGGGGGATAAGCAAAAGGCAATCGATTTTATTGATATTTTGATTGCAAACCACCCCCAAACAAAAGAAGCTAAAGAGGCTCAACAAATCAAAGCCAAGCTTCAATCCAAATCAAAACAAGGAGTCAAAACAAATGGAAAATAA
- a CDS encoding FKBP-type peptidyl-prolyl cis-trans isomerase, whose product MENKKMIKIEYSVKDAKTGEVLDQNVGGEPLEFLLGASQVIAGLEKALSDAKEGDQKQLKIEPDEAYGEYHIKYLQEVPREQFEGIELREGMTLFGHGENGQSVQVSVKSFNDDMVIIDYNHPLAGKTLLFDVKVLGVREASEEDLMVLGGGCCGGGGHSHGGGGCCGGGGGGCGCSH is encoded by the coding sequence ATGGAAAATAAAAAAATGATCAAAATCGAATACAGCGTCAAAGATGCTAAAACTGGTGAGGTATTGGATCAAAATGTCGGAGGGGAGCCTCTAGAATTTTTGCTAGGTGCTTCTCAAGTCATCGCAGGTTTGGAAAAAGCATTGAGTGATGCCAAAGAGGGCGATCAAAAACAGCTCAAAATCGAGCCTGATGAAGCGTATGGGGAATACCATATCAAGTATTTGCAAGAAGTGCCAAGAGAGCAGTTTGAAGGCATTGAGCTTAGAGAGGGGATGACGCTTTTTGGGCACGGAGAAAATGGACAAAGTGTGCAGGTGAGTGTCAAAAGCTTCAATGATGATATGGTTATCATCGATTACAATCACCCACTAGCAGGCAAAACTTTGCTTTTTGATGTCAAGGTTTTGGGTGTGCGTGAGGCAAGCGAAGAAGATTTGATGGTTCTTGGTGGCGGGTGCTGTGGAGGCGGGGGGCATAGCCACGGCGGCGGCGGGTGCTGTGGAGGCGGTGGCGGTGGTTGTGGCTGCAGCCACTAA
- the purU gene encoding formyltetrahydrofolate deformylase codes for MKHILSVSSPDAQGLIAKISSILFKHQLNIEKNDEHVDEEYGQFFMRTCFSGEADFQAILQEIRTQLPTSAEVKISHTARKSIVILCTKENHCLGDLLLRHESGELDVEIKAVVSNHAILEPLSQKFGVPFFHIDAEGISREAHEEKMLQCLKSLNPDLLVLAKYMRILSPHFVEQFQEKMINIHHSFLPAFVGANPYKQAYERGVKIIGATAHFVTQLLDEGPIIFQDIVRIDHTYSWQEMQKAGRNVEKIVLARALDLVLKDRIFIFQNKTIVF; via the coding sequence ATGAAGCATATTTTGAGCGTAAGCTCGCCAGATGCACAAGGATTGATTGCCAAAATCTCCTCAATCCTTTTCAAACATCAATTAAATATCGAAAAAAACGATGAGCATGTCGATGAGGAATATGGGCAGTTTTTCATGCGAACTTGTTTCAGTGGCGAAGCGGATTTTCAGGCGATTTTGCAAGAGATACGCACACAACTTCCGACATCTGCTGAAGTCAAAATCAGCCACACAGCACGCAAATCTATCGTCATTTTATGCACCAAAGAAAACCACTGCCTTGGGGATCTCCTGCTAAGACATGAGAGTGGAGAGCTTGATGTGGAGATCAAAGCCGTTGTCTCCAATCACGCTATTTTGGAGCCTTTGAGCCAAAAATTTGGTGTGCCTTTTTTTCATATCGATGCTGAAGGAATCTCAAGAGAAGCACACGAAGAGAAAATGCTCCAGTGTCTCAAATCTCTCAATCCTGATTTGCTAGTGTTGGCAAAGTATATGCGTATCTTATCTCCGCATTTTGTAGAGCAATTTCAAGAAAAAATGATCAATATTCATCATTCTTTTTTGCCAGCCTTTGTCGGTGCTAACCCATACAAACAGGCTTATGAGAGAGGGGTGAAAATCATTGGAGCTACAGCACACTTTGTCACACAGCTTTTGGATGAAGGTCCTATCATTTTTCAAGATATTGTGCGTATTGATCACACATATAGTTGGCAAGAAATGCAAAAAGCAGGGCGTAATGTGGAGAAAATCGTGTTGGCTAGAGCGTTGGATCTTGTTTTGAAAGATCGTATTTTTATCTTCCAAAACAAAACGATCGTGTTTTAG
- the sppA gene encoding signal peptide peptidase SppA — protein sequence MTILTKLYQMIVGVFDFCNRYFKTLVLFLIVGLLFLPTPEKPANLAKLYLRDIILQSDTFREQVEQITNNPDIQGVLLIIDSPGGAVGSSIEIANLVQELAQKMPVIAHVEGAMASGSYYAGMYATEVIANRGAIIGSIGVVLNGFNVAETLQKLGIKPQGLQAGEYKNIGTPLRAWNPKEKDFLQNFIQAQYQMFVDDVIQARKLTQTNPEVFANGKIFTAKEALKLGLIDKIGSQNLAIQELLARTQVKDPQWLEKSQLDRLWDKASLSLNTFFLNLLKGQIQ from the coding sequence ATGACTATTTTGACAAAACTCTATCAAATGATTGTGGGAGTATTTGATTTTTGTAATCGTTACTTCAAGACTCTTGTGTTATTTTTGATTGTGGGATTATTGTTTTTGCCCACACCAGAGAAACCGGCAAATCTTGCCAAGCTTTATCTACGCGACATTATTTTGCAAAGTGACACATTTAGAGAGCAAGTGGAGCAAATCACCAACAATCCAGACATTCAAGGCGTTTTGCTGATCATAGATTCTCCGGGTGGAGCCGTCGGATCAAGCATAGAAATCGCCAATCTTGTCCAAGAACTTGCTCAAAAAATGCCTGTCATCGCTCATGTTGAAGGTGCAATGGCAAGTGGAAGTTATTATGCAGGAATGTATGCCACAGAAGTCATCGCCAATCGAGGTGCTATCATCGGCTCAATCGGGGTAGTCCTCAATGGATTCAATGTCGCCGAAACATTGCAAAAACTAGGGATCAAACCACAAGGGCTTCAAGCAGGGGAATACAAAAACATCGGGACACCATTACGCGCTTGGAATCCCAAAGAAAAAGATTTTTTGCAGAACTTTATCCAAGCCCAATATCAAATGTTTGTTGATGATGTCATCCAAGCACGCAAGCTCACACAAACCAATCCAGAAGTTTTTGCAAATGGCAAGATTTTTACCGCAAAAGAAGCACTCAAGCTTGGGCTGATTGACAAAATCGGATCACAGAATTTGGCGATTCAAGAATTGCTGGCACGCACTCAAGTCAAAGACCCACAATGGCTTGAAAAAAGTCAGCTAGATCGCTTGTGGGACAAAGCAAGCCTATCACTCAATACATTCTTTTTGAATCTCCTCAAAGGACAAATACAATGA
- the mqnF gene encoding aminofutalosine deaminase family hydrolase produces the protein MKLIGASKVFVCNPSFEILDRYGILFDVSQEQNTILAIDTFDTLRQQYPSAEYEFFEDCVLTPALSNAHIHFEFSANKTSLVYGDFGEWLNSVIDKREMLLSDHTQAIHNAIQEQLKSGIVNVGAISSYGGDIAPLAHSPLRVVLFNEVIGSNVGMLDMLFNHLLNRLQECQTHQSPSFYPALAIHSPYATHKALIQKAIALAKQNKLRVSAHFLESPQEKEWLQHQQGYFSDFFQKYFDVKNPAPTLDATEFLEILAGTQPLLTHCLQTSETDLRRIAQIQGHIISTPRSNRLLNNQYLDLEALSKHDLHPIIATDGLSSNHTLNLFDELRCAMFAYPHIPLQNLAQSLILGVTHYASQALNINNGILEKGKFADLAVFEIQGITNSSQEALHFVLHTNNAKALFINGQRITL, from the coding sequence ATGAAACTGATCGGAGCCAGTAAGGTGTTTGTATGCAACCCCTCTTTTGAGATATTGGATCGTTATGGGATTCTCTTTGATGTCAGTCAAGAGCAAAACACGATACTTGCTATCGATACATTTGACACACTCAGGCAACAATATCCAAGTGCCGAATATGAGTTTTTTGAAGATTGCGTGCTGACCCCTGCACTTAGCAATGCACACATTCATTTTGAGTTTAGTGCCAACAAAACAAGTCTTGTCTATGGCGATTTTGGAGAGTGGCTCAATAGTGTGATTGACAAGCGTGAAATGCTATTGAGCGATCACACTCAAGCAATCCACAATGCGATACAAGAACAACTCAAAAGTGGCATCGTCAATGTCGGAGCAATCAGTAGCTATGGTGGAGACATCGCACCATTGGCACATTCTCCGTTGAGGGTGGTGCTTTTCAATGAAGTCATAGGATCCAATGTGGGAATGCTTGATATGCTTTTCAATCATCTGCTCAATCGTTTGCAAGAATGCCAAACACACCAAAGCCCCTCTTTTTATCCAGCACTTGCCATCCACTCCCCATACGCGACACACAAGGCTCTGATACAAAAAGCCATCGCACTTGCAAAACAAAACAAACTCAGAGTGAGTGCTCATTTTTTGGAATCCCCACAAGAAAAAGAATGGCTACAACACCAGCAAGGGTATTTCTCAGATTTTTTTCAAAAATACTTTGATGTCAAAAACCCTGCTCCGACATTGGATGCCACAGAGTTTCTAGAGATCCTTGCAGGGACACAGCCCCTACTCACGCATTGTTTGCAAACTTCAGAAACAGACTTGCGACGCATTGCTCAAATACAAGGGCATATCATCAGCACACCAAGATCCAATCGCCTCCTCAACAATCAATATCTCGATCTTGAAGCCCTAAGCAAACACGATCTGCACCCAATCATCGCAACAGATGGACTGAGCTCAAACCATACGCTCAATTTGTTTGATGAGTTGAGATGTGCGATGTTTGCCTATCCGCACATTCCGCTCCAAAACCTTGCCCAATCTCTCATTTTGGGCGTTACGCACTATGCTTCTCAAGCCCTCAATATCAACAATGGCATCTTGGAGAAAGGAAAATTTGCAGATCTTGCAGTGTTTGAGATCCAAGGAATCACAAACAGCTCACAAGAAGCTCTGCATTTTGTTTTGCACACCAACAATGCCAAAGCATTATTTATCAATGGACAAAGGATCACGCTATGA
- a CDS encoding mechanosensitive ion channel family protein, producing the protein MEVALSYLLQYKSLLLSILKALMIGGLGIYLAFFIRTYICKWLSKQDPILGSFISQAFFVLFLILTGITTLGTLGVQTTSIVALLGTIGLTIALALKNSLSSLASGILLIVLRPFKQNDFVEIGSIAGHIESINLFQTSIRLENGKLAIFPNDKINNNTIINCSNLIKKREVQWLVNIASLQQNTQDLLLAIFIDPPLNLKPSDIAICAVGLDSNGMDFHIKVCAENPSQIPQIKDHFIHTAQTTLSEITSIKEIK; encoded by the coding sequence ATGGAAGTGGCTCTCTCATATCTTTTGCAATACAAAAGCTTGCTTCTCTCGATTCTCAAAGCCCTAATGATAGGAGGGCTTGGAATCTATCTCGCCTTTTTCATACGCACCTACATCTGCAAATGGCTAAGCAAACAAGATCCGATTTTGGGGAGTTTCATCAGTCAAGCTTTTTTTGTGCTGTTTCTCATCCTTACAGGGATCACGACACTTGGGACTTTGGGCGTGCAAACCACTTCTATCGTCGCACTGCTAGGCACGATCGGACTGACGATCGCCCTTGCACTCAAAAACTCTCTCTCTAGCCTTGCAAGTGGGATTTTGCTCATCGTATTGCGACCATTCAAACAAAACGATTTTGTAGAGATTGGCTCAATCGCTGGACATATAGAATCCATCAATCTTTTTCAAACAAGCATTCGCCTTGAAAATGGCAAACTCGCGATTTTCCCAAATGACAAAATCAACAACAACACCATCATCAACTGCTCCAATCTCATCAAAAAACGAGAGGTGCAATGGCTTGTCAATATCGCTTCCCTACAACAAAACACGCAAGATTTGCTACTAGCAATTTTCATCGATCCGCCCCTCAACCTCAAACCATCAGACATCGCAATCTGTGCTGTGGGGCTAGATAGCAATGGGATGGATTTCCATATCAAAGTGTGTGCAGAAAATCCAAGCCAAATCCCTCAAATCAAAGACCATTTCATCCACACAGCCCAAACGACACTATCAGAAATCACCAGTATCAAGGAAATCAAATGA
- a CDS encoding amidohydrolase family protein, translated as MDLIIKNGTLCDFSGERQADILIREGLIAQIAPTISQQGVETLDAEGLHILPAMVDLCIQPKNYTRSHLQQLQAKAISGGVGAILLSPKSDCYHYEFLNTLCENVLFPYDIQPIIDNQLQNIAILHKSGGRALSFDSSLDSHTLQSLYQYAQMLQIPCLAHHDDNLSAVMTASPLSYELGLSANAPIMQTLDFVRISEMALFYQVPTLLHLIHEKRILEITQNHPFLIKEISIHHLICNEEQYRTYDPYTKLSPPLSTKQTQEFFRSHIDEIDILTSRHTEFLPHQKEQVFQDALAGIDCLSFYFALAYTHLVKTQCISLAKLSQITSYRPAQLINLNMGEINIGRQSNLIVVDLNQQIQINQQGPYKHQTLYGAIQAYVSNTNGLMRL; from the coding sequence ATGGATCTTATCATCAAAAATGGAACACTCTGTGATTTTAGCGGAGAAAGACAGGCAGACATTCTGATCCGAGAGGGACTCATCGCACAAATCGCCCCTACGATCTCACAACAAGGAGTTGAGACACTGGATGCGGAGGGATTGCACATCCTTCCTGCAATGGTTGATCTGTGCATACAGCCCAAAAACTATACGCGAAGCCACCTCCAACAACTACAAGCCAAAGCGATTTCTGGGGGTGTCGGGGCGATTTTGCTCTCTCCCAAAAGTGATTGCTACCATTATGAGTTTCTCAACACTCTTTGTGAAAATGTATTGTTCCCTTATGACATCCAACCTATCATCGACAATCAACTCCAAAACATCGCGATCCTCCACAAATCAGGTGGGCGTGCATTAAGCTTTGATAGCTCTTTGGATTCACACACGCTCCAAAGCTTGTATCAATACGCACAAATGCTCCAAATCCCCTGTCTTGCACACCACGATGACAATCTATCTGCGGTGATGACTGCTAGTCCGCTAAGCTATGAGCTAGGATTGTCTGCAAATGCCCCGATTATGCAAACGCTTGATTTTGTGAGGATCTCTGAGATGGCGTTGTTCTATCAAGTCCCTACACTTTTGCACCTCATCCACGAAAAGCGTATCTTGGAAATCACCCAAAACCACCCATTCCTCATCAAAGAAATCAGTATCCATCATCTGATTTGCAATGAAGAGCAATACCGCACTTATGATCCATACACCAAACTCTCCCCTCCCCTTAGCACGAAGCAAACTCAAGAGTTTTTCCGTTCCCACATCGATGAGATAGACATCCTCACATCTAGACACACGGAGTTTTTGCCTCATCAAAAAGAACAAGTGTTTCAGGACGCACTTGCAGGGATTGATTGCTTGAGTTTTTATTTTGCTCTTGCTTACACTCATCTTGTCAAAACCCAGTGTATCTCTCTTGCCAAACTCAGCCAAATCACCTCATACCGCCCTGCCCAACTTATCAATCTCAATATGGGAGAAATCAACATAGGCAGACAAAGCAACCTTATCGTGGTGGATCTCAATCAACAGATCCAAATCAATCAGCAAGGACCCTACAAACATCAGACACTTTATGGGGCAATCCAAGCGTATGTTTCCAATACCAATGGATTGATGAGGCTCTAG
- a CDS encoding cytochrome c biogenesis CcdA family protein — translation MDERFLFSLFANFPFVASFLAGILTFLSPCILPLIPAYISYISGVSIESLRQKQEIATSKILFNCCLFLLGFSLVVVLMIVLFGSVFQSLFDHAITRYIVGGIICLFGLHFLGIFRINLLYKTKQINLQTNNSFWAPFVLGVSFAFGWTPCSGPILGSIFSLALTQKGLSIALICVYCLGLALPFVFLALFVGLGLKWIKKLTKHLRIIEMISGLLLILIGIAIATGSVSNPLFFLEG, via the coding sequence ATGGATGAACGCTTTTTGTTTTCTTTGTTTGCCAACTTCCCTTTTGTGGCAAGTTTTTTGGCAGGTATTCTTACTTTTTTGAGTCCGTGCATCCTGCCACTCATTCCTGCCTATATCTCCTATATCTCTGGGGTTTCTATCGAATCACTACGCCAAAAACAAGAAATAGCCACAAGCAAAATTTTGTTTAACTGCTGTTTGTTTCTTTTGGGGTTTTCTTTGGTGGTGGTTTTGATGATTGTGCTTTTTGGGAGTGTGTTTCAAAGCCTATTTGATCACGCGATCACACGCTACATCGTCGGAGGTATCATCTGCCTTTTTGGATTGCATTTTTTGGGCATTTTCCGGATCAATCTCCTCTACAAAACCAAACAAATCAATCTGCAGACAAACAACTCGTTTTGGGCACCATTTGTTTTGGGAGTGAGCTTCGCATTTGGCTGGACACCCTGCTCAGGTCCAATCCTTGGGAGCATTTTCTCTCTTGCCTTGACGCAAAAAGGGCTCTCGATCGCATTGATTTGTGTCTATTGCCTTGGACTGGCTTTGCCTTTTGTGTTTTTGGCACTCTTTGTTGGATTGGGGCTAAAATGGATCAAAAAACTCACAAAACATCTTAGAATTATCGAAATGATTTCAGGACTTTTGCTCATTCTCATTGGTATCGCCATCGCTACAGGTTCTGTATCAAATCCATTATTTTTTTTGGAGGGCTAA